In Desulfocurvus vexinensis DSM 17965, a single window of DNA contains:
- a CDS encoding autotransporter assembly complex protein TamA gives MRPHPASRRAAVRPWALWVLPWVALCALACCPPPALAVDPADLLPFGLPSAQGAYAVELRVDPAGALSPEVLDALLAASQAHARREDEPQSPALLLRRGRDDEPRLAGVLRAFGYFQAGVRALAEPAARGGVPVLAFAVQPGPRFALGEVTVRVRTPGGEPLPVTPKAIGLSPGRPYRADEADEAGRALVRLLAEEGRPRARLEALDLTADHAARAVRAELRAEAGPLAAFGAVLLHGPEGIPTEVDEAYLRGLIPWQEGEPYRASLVERAREALFATGLFARVEPDTTAEIRDGRLDVAFTLTPRLERTVRLGASYTGDFGAGASARWEHRNILGAGERLAVTLRGDRLRRGAELEFRKPRVLGQDQDLVARLDSSRERSDAYTNSATDLSAILDRQFGGGLGASAGVGYRYSHQRDATLETTDATGFTYLPLSLRLDTRDSVLDPTRGFAVTAAGAPFWDTLGSDTRFWRTRVSLGAVASPTRRLALGLRGAWGSIQGADFDEVPADLRLYAGGGGSVRGYAYQRAGEMDGETPLGGLSVLECSAEARLRLEGDWGAVAFLDGGSAYRDATPDMEQDFFWGAGVGLRYFTGFGPLRLDVAVPLNRRHGVDDAFQVYAGIGQTF, from the coding sequence ATGAGACCACACCCCGCCAGCCGCCGCGCCGCCGTCCGCCCCTGGGCCCTGTGGGTCCTGCCCTGGGTCGCGCTGTGCGCCCTGGCCTGCTGCCCGCCGCCCGCCCTGGCCGTCGATCCGGCGGACCTCTTGCCCTTCGGCCTGCCCAGCGCCCAGGGCGCCTACGCCGTGGAGCTGCGCGTGGACCCCGCAGGCGCCCTGTCCCCCGAGGTGCTGGACGCCCTGCTGGCGGCCTCCCAGGCCCATGCGCGGCGCGAGGACGAGCCCCAGTCCCCGGCGCTGCTGCTGCGCCGGGGGCGGGACGACGAGCCCCGCCTCGCGGGCGTGCTGCGCGCCTTCGGGTACTTCCAGGCCGGGGTGCGGGCGCTGGCCGAGCCCGCCGCCCGGGGGGGCGTGCCGGTGCTGGCTTTCGCCGTCCAGCCCGGGCCGCGCTTCGCCCTGGGCGAGGTGACGGTACGGGTGCGCACCCCCGGGGGCGAGCCGCTGCCCGTGACCCCCAAGGCCATCGGCCTGAGCCCCGGGCGGCCCTACCGCGCCGACGAGGCGGACGAGGCCGGGCGCGCGCTGGTGCGCTTGCTGGCCGAGGAGGGCCGCCCCCGGGCGCGGCTGGAAGCCCTGGACCTGACCGCCGACCACGCCGCGCGCGCCGTGCGCGCCGAGCTGCGCGCCGAGGCCGGGCCCCTGGCGGCCTTTGGCGCCGTGCTGCTGCACGGGCCCGAAGGCATCCCGACGGAAGTGGACGAGGCCTACCTGCGCGGGCTGATCCCCTGGCAGGAGGGCGAACCCTATCGGGCCTCGCTGGTGGAGCGCGCCCGCGAGGCGCTGTTCGCCACGGGCCTGTTCGCACGGGTGGAGCCCGACACCACGGCGGAGATCCGGGACGGGCGGCTGGACGTGGCCTTCACCCTGACACCGCGCCTGGAGCGCACCGTGCGCCTGGGCGCCAGCTATACCGGCGACTTCGGCGCGGGCGCCTCGGCGCGCTGGGAGCACCGCAACATCCTGGGCGCCGGGGAGCGGCTGGCCGTGACCCTGCGCGGCGACCGGCTGCGCCGCGGCGCGGAGCTGGAGTTCCGCAAGCCCCGCGTGCTGGGGCAGGACCAGGATCTCGTGGCCCGCCTGGACTCCTCGCGGGAGCGCAGCGACGCCTACACCAACTCGGCCACGGACCTCTCGGCCATCCTCGACCGCCAGTTCGGCGGCGGGCTGGGCGCCAGCGCGGGCGTGGGCTACCGCTACTCGCACCAGCGCGACGCCACCCTGGAGACCACCGACGCCACGGGCTTCACCTACCTGCCCCTGTCCCTGCGGCTGGACACGCGCGACTCCGTGCTCGACCCCACCCGGGGCTTCGCCGTCACCGCAGCGGGCGCGCCGTTCTGGGACACCCTGGGCAGCGACACGCGCTTCTGGCGCACGCGGGTCAGCCTGGGCGCCGTGGCCAGCCCCACGCGGCGGCTGGCCCTGGGCCTGCGCGGCGCCTGGGGTTCCATCCAGGGTGCGGATTTCGACGAGGTGCCTGCGGACCTGCGCCTCTACGCGGGCGGCGGCGGCTCGGTGCGCGGCTACGCCTACCAGCGCGCGGGCGAGATGGACGGCGAAACGCCCCTGGGCGGGCTCTCGGTGCTGGAATGCTCCGCCGAGGCCCGGCTGCGCCTGGAGGGCGACTGGGGCGCGGTGGCCTTCCTGGACGGCGGCTCGGCCTACCGCGACGCCACGCCGGACATGGAGCAGGATTTCTTCTGGGGCGCGGGCGTGGGTCTGCGCTACTTCACCGGCTTCGGCCCCCTGCGGCTGGACGTGGCCGTGCCCCTGAACCGCCGCCACGGCGTGGACGACGCCTTCCAGGTCTACGCTGGCATCGGCCAGACCTTCTGA